Below is a genomic region from Pirellulales bacterium.
TAGACCGAGATCGAGCAAGAAGACTTGTGGGCGGAATCGCGCGGCGACTTTGAGGGCGGCATTGGCCGAATATGCGCGCTGAACTTCGTAGCGTCGAAACGCCAAAAGCGTTCCCAGCGAGTCGGCCTCATCCACGTTGTCGTCCACGATCAAGACGCGCAATGGTTCAGTTTTAGGAACCGGTCCGCCGACATCATCCTGCGTGGGTATCGTCATCGGTCACCAGATGAAGGTGGAACCCCTGTCCTAGCTTGAATTATAAGAGGAAAGAGCCGGCACGTCTCCAACCGAACGTGATCCGGGAGGCTTTGCGCCGGCTGAGCGCTCGATCCAGAGCCGAACAGGACAGTCGAGTTTCTTTCGGTCGATCAAGGCCGGCCACGTCTCGACGACGTGCACTGGCTCACGCGCCACGGTCGATGTCGCGGATCGGGCCGGGAATCATCCGACTCGTTTGCCACTTACTTCGGCTTTCGCCAACGCAGAGAGCCGAGCACCGCAAGGCCGAGCAGGGCCAGCAGCAGCGTCGCGGGTT
It encodes:
- a CDS encoding response regulator, translating into MTIPTQDDVGGPVPKTEPLRVLIVDDNVDEADSLGTLLAFRRYEVQRAYSANAALKVAARFRPQVFLLDLGLPRMSGYELAEQLRQQFSDAVLIATTGHVDEAYRLKATEAGFEHYFTKPVSIIKLHELLESVVIQLAARRSQ